In Citrobacter sp. RHB25-C09, the following proteins share a genomic window:
- the malS gene encoding alpha-amylase, whose translation MKLAASVLAFLPGIAIASSWNAQGFPPFTAEGTGQFTSHAALTKGTRPLTLNFDQQCWQPANAIKLNQMLSLKPCEGASPQWRLFKDGDYTLTIDKRSGTPTLMITVPREAAPVAAAIRQCPKWDGSPVTVEVAQSFPEGSVVRDFYSMQTATVKNGKITLRPAPASNGLLLLESAGTSAAAPFDWHNATVYFVLTDRFENGDPTNDQSYGRHKDGMEEIGTFHGGDLRGLTSKLDYLQQLGVNALWISAPFEQIHGWVGGGTKGDFPHYAYHGYYTQDWTRLDANMGSEADLKALVDGAHQRGIRILFDVVMNHTGYATLADMQEFNFGALYLSDDELKKTLGERWTDWKPAAGQSWHSFNDYINFSDKAAWEKWWGKAWIRTDIGDYDNPGFDDLTMSLAFLPDLKTESTTPSGLPVFYQNKADTKAKAIDGYTPRDYLTHWLSQWVREYGIDGFRVDTAKHVELPAWQQLKTQASAALAEWKKANPDRALDDKPFWMTGEAWGHGVMQSDYYRHGFDAMINFDYQEQAAKAVDCLAEMDITWQQMAEKLQQFNVLSYLSSHDTRLFREGGDNAAELLLLAPGAVQLFYGDESSRPFGPTGSDPLQGTRSSMNWQDINGKFANNVAHWQRLGQFRARHPAIGAGKQTTLTLQQGYGFVRQHGEDTIMVIWAGKPE comes from the coding sequence ATGAAACTTGCCGCCTCTGTCCTGGCATTTCTGCCGGGTATCGCGATTGCCTCATCATGGAATGCTCAAGGCTTCCCTCCTTTTACCGCAGAGGGAACCGGTCAATTTACCAGCCATGCAGCGCTGACGAAGGGTACCCGACCTTTAACGTTAAATTTTGACCAACAGTGCTGGCAGCCGGCGAATGCGATAAAACTCAACCAGATGCTTTCGCTGAAGCCATGCGAAGGGGCATCGCCACAATGGCGACTGTTTAAAGACGGCGATTACACGCTGACTATCGATAAACGTTCCGGCACGCCGACATTAATGATTACCGTGCCGCGCGAAGCCGCACCGGTGGCAGCGGCGATCCGCCAGTGTCCGAAGTGGGACGGCTCGCCGGTAACGGTAGAGGTCGCACAATCCTTTCCGGAAGGCAGCGTGGTTCGTGATTTTTACAGCATGCAAACCGCCACAGTGAAAAACGGTAAAATTACGCTGCGGCCTGCGCCAGCCAGTAACGGCCTGCTACTGCTGGAAAGCGCTGGGACAAGTGCTGCAGCACCGTTCGACTGGCATAACGCCACGGTTTATTTTGTTTTGACTGATCGGTTTGAAAACGGCGACCCGACAAATGATCAGAGTTATGGTCGCCATAAAGACGGCATGGAAGAAATCGGCACCTTCCATGGCGGTGACTTGCGCGGCCTGACCAGCAAACTGGACTACCTTCAGCAATTGGGTGTGAATGCCCTGTGGATCAGCGCGCCGTTTGAGCAGATTCACGGCTGGGTCGGCGGCGGCACAAAAGGTGACTTTCCGCATTATGCCTATCACGGTTATTACACTCAGGACTGGACCCGACTGGATGCCAATATGGGCAGCGAAGCGGATCTGAAAGCCCTGGTTGACGGAGCACACCAGCGCGGAATACGCATCCTCTTTGATGTGGTGATGAACCATACCGGCTACGCCACCCTTGCCGACATGCAGGAATTCAACTTTGGCGCGTTGTATCTCTCAGATGATGAGCTGAAAAAAACGCTCGGCGAGCGTTGGACGGACTGGAAACCTGCAGCCGGGCAAAGCTGGCATAGCTTTAATGATTACATTAACTTCAGTGATAAAGCCGCCTGGGAAAAATGGTGGGGCAAAGCGTGGATCCGCACTGACATTGGTGACTACGACAACCCCGGCTTTGATGATTTGACCATGTCGCTGGCCTTCTTGCCGGATCTCAAAACCGAATCGACCACGCCTTCCGGCCTGCCGGTGTTTTATCAGAACAAAGCGGATACAAAGGCTAAAGCCATTGATGGTTACACCCCGCGCGACTATCTAACCCACTGGCTGAGCCAATGGGTTCGCGAATACGGCATTGATGGCTTCCGGGTGGATACCGCGAAACACGTCGAACTCCCGGCGTGGCAGCAACTGAAAACCCAGGCCAGCGCCGCCCTGGCAGAATGGAAGAAGGCCAACCCGGATCGCGCACTCGACGATAAGCCGTTCTGGATGACCGGTGAAGCCTGGGGCCACGGCGTGATGCAGAGCGATTACTACCGCCACGGCTTCGATGCAATGATCAATTTCGACTATCAGGAACAGGCAGCAAAAGCGGTCGATTGCCTGGCGGAGATGGATATCACCTGGCAGCAAATGGCGGAAAAACTGCAGCAATTTAATGTGCTGAGCTATCTCTCTTCCCATGATACGCGTTTGTTCCGCGAAGGCGGCGACAACGCGGCGGAGCTGCTGCTGTTAGCCCCCGGGGCAGTACAACTTTTCTATGGCGACGAGTCCTCTCGTCCCTTCGGCCCCACGGGTTCAGACCCGTTACAGGGCACGCGCTCGTCAATGAACTGGCAGGATATCAATGGCAAATTCGCTAACAATGTTGCGCACTGGCAGCGGCTCGGGCAGTTCAGAGCGCGTCACCCCGCCATCGGTGCCGGTAAGCAGACGACACTCACTCTGCAGCAAGGTTATGGTTTTGTTCGCCAGCATGGAGAGGACACTATCATGGTGATCTGGGCCGGTAAGCCTGAATAG
- a CDS encoding protein bax, which yields MILTPMRRYGAMILMLLTVVFSGEVLAKTHTTTASQKSHENKTSSIKVSSKQEYSRNSAKSSSLPDLRKYPSGTPRKKAFLRTVMPYITSQNAAITADRNWLISKQYQSKWSPSERARMQDIAKRYKVKWSGNTKNIPWNKLLERVDIIPTSMVATMAAAESGWGTSKLARSNNNLFGMKCTKGRCSNAPGKVKGYSQFGSVKESVSAYVINLNTHPAYASFRKSRAQLRKADQEVTATAMIHKLKGYSTKGQSYNNYLFAMYQDNQRLIAAHM from the coding sequence ATGATATTGACTCCCATGCGACGATATGGGGCAATGATTCTTATGTTACTCACCGTGGTATTTTCGGGTGAGGTGCTGGCAAAGACGCACACAACAACAGCGAGTCAGAAGTCCCACGAAAACAAGACAAGTAGTATCAAGGTAAGCAGTAAACAAGAGTATTCTCGCAATAGTGCAAAGAGTAGTTCACTTCCTGATTTGCGAAAATACCCTTCCGGAACACCAAGGAAAAAAGCGTTTCTCCGGACGGTTATGCCTTATATTACCAGTCAAAATGCAGCGATTACCGCCGACCGTAACTGGCTGATCTCTAAGCAGTACCAGAGCAAGTGGTCACCGTCTGAGCGTGCGCGTATGCAAGACATCGCCAAACGCTACAAGGTGAAGTGGTCTGGCAACACGAAAAATATTCCGTGGAATAAGCTGCTGGAACGCGTTGATATTATTCCGACCAGTATGGTCGCCACCATGGCGGCGGCAGAAAGCGGCTGGGGTACCTCTAAGCTTGCGCGCAGTAACAACAATCTGTTCGGCATGAAATGTACGAAAGGACGTTGTAGTAATGCGCCGGGCAAAGTGAAAGGCTACTCGCAGTTTGGTTCGGTCAAAGAATCAGTCAGTGCGTATGTCATCAACCTGAACACGCACCCGGCCTATGCCTCTTTCCGTAAATCGCGCGCGCAGCTGCGTAAAGCGGACCAGGAAGTGACAGCGACGGCGATGATCCATAAGCTGAAGGGTTATTCCACCAAGGGACAGAGCTACAACAATTATCTGTTCGCGATGTATCAGGATAACCAGCGCTTAATCGCAGCGCATATGTAA
- the xylR gene encoding D-xylose utilization transcriptional activator XylR (D-xylose enhances binding of XylR to the xyl promoter and activates transcription.): MFDKRHRITLLFNANKAYDRQVVEGVGEYLQASQSEWDIFIEEDFRARIDNIKEWLGDGVIADYDDDEIAQLLVDVDVPIVGVGGSYHLAENYPPVHYIATDNHALVESAFLHLKEKGINRFAFYGLPASSGKRWAMEREHAFRQLVSEEKYRGVVYQGVETAPELWQHAQNRLADWLQTLPPQTGIIAVTDARARHVLQVCEHLHIPVPEKLCVIGIDNEELTRYLSRVALSSVAQGARQMGYQAAKLLHRLLAEEEMPLQRILVPPVRVVERRSTDYRSLTDPAVIQAMHFIRNHACKGIKVDQVLDAVGISRSNLEKRFKEEVGETIHAVIHAEKLEKARSLLISTTLSINEISQMCGYPSLQYFYSVFKKEYDSTPKEYRDVNSEVLV; this comes from the coding sequence GGTGAATATTTACAAGCGTCACAATCTGAATGGGATATATTCATAGAAGAAGACTTTCGCGCCCGAATTGATAACATCAAAGAGTGGTTGGGCGACGGCGTTATTGCTGATTATGACGATGATGAAATCGCACAATTATTAGTCGATGTCGACGTTCCCATTGTTGGCGTAGGCGGTTCTTATCATCTTGCTGAAAATTATCCCCCCGTCCATTACATTGCCACCGATAACCATGCGCTGGTCGAGAGCGCCTTCCTGCATCTGAAAGAAAAAGGGATTAACCGTTTTGCCTTCTACGGCCTGCCGGCGTCAAGCGGGAAACGGTGGGCAATGGAACGTGAACATGCGTTTCGCCAGTTGGTGTCAGAGGAAAAATATCGTGGCGTGGTGTATCAGGGTGTGGAGACGGCACCTGAACTCTGGCAGCACGCGCAAAACCGGCTGGCAGACTGGTTGCAAACGCTGCCACCACAAACGGGGATCATTGCCGTGACCGATGCCCGCGCCCGCCATGTTCTTCAGGTTTGCGAACATTTGCATATCCCCGTCCCTGAGAAGCTCTGCGTGATTGGTATTGATAACGAAGAACTCACACGTTATCTGTCGCGAGTTGCACTGTCATCCGTGGCGCAGGGTGCGCGGCAGATGGGCTATCAGGCGGCGAAACTGTTGCACCGATTACTGGCGGAGGAGGAGATGCCGCTACAACGCATTCTGGTGCCACCGGTACGCGTGGTTGAACGTCGCTCTACGGACTACCGCTCACTGACCGATCCTGCTGTTATCCAGGCCATGCACTTTATCCGCAACCATGCATGCAAAGGCATTAAGGTTGATCAGGTGCTGGATGCGGTAGGGATTTCACGATCCAATCTCGAGAAACGCTTTAAGGAGGAAGTAGGAGAGACCATCCACGCGGTGATCCACGCTGAAAAGCTGGAAAAAGCCCGCAGTTTGCTGATATCTACGACGCTGTCGATCAACGAAATCTCGCAGATGTGCGGCTACCCTTCGCTTCAGTATTTCTATTCTGTATTCAAAAAAGAGTACGACTCGACGCCGAAAGAGTATCGCGATGTGAACAGTGAAGTGTTGGTGTGA